A stretch of the Deltaproteobacteria bacterium genome encodes the following:
- a CDS encoding sugar transporter: MIMERYSLRLFAVLLLMAIVSPPVCAGEVPSFVLGPGDVLEISVWKDPELTKQVIVQPDGYLSFPLVGQVKAGGKTLAEVQHEIVERLQEYIPSPTVAVLPFKIESYKVYVIGKVNEPGVFMLPEPINVMQALSLAGGMNPFADLDKITILRQGPDGQSRIRFDYGDVAKGKHLEQNIMLQTGDVVVVP; encoded by the coding sequence ATGATTATGGAGAGATATTCTTTGAGATTGTTTGCTGTTCTATTACTCATGGCAATTGTATCTCCGCCTGTTTGTGCCGGCGAGGTCCCGTCTTTTGTCCTTGGTCCTGGCGATGTCCTGGAGATTTCCGTATGGAAAGACCCGGAGCTCACGAAACAAGTCATCGTTCAGCCTGACGGCTATCTCAGCTTTCCACTGGTTGGACAGGTTAAGGCTGGCGGAAAGACACTGGCAGAGGTCCAGCACGAAATAGTAGAGCGTCTTCAGGAATATATTCCTTCACCGACAGTGGCGGTTCTTCCGTTTAAGATCGAGAGCTATAAGGTCTATGTGATCGGCAAGGTAAACGAGCCGGGGGTCTTTATGCTCCCGGAGCCCATTAACGTTATGCAGGCCCTGAGCCTGGCAGGCGGCATGAACCCATTTGCCGACCTTGACAAGATTACCATATTGAGACAGGGACCCGACGGCCAGTCGAGGATACGGTTTGACTATGGCGACGTTGCCAAAGGGAAGCATCTTGAACAGAACATTATGTTGCAGACCGGCGACGTGGTTGTCGTACCGTAA